The genomic segment TCGAGCGCACCGAGGCGGTCGTGCGCCTCGAGCGCGGTCGCGAGGTGTGCGCCCAGACCGTCGCCGGGGAGCGCGGCGTGGAGCGTCTCGTACCGGGCCAGGGTCGGCGCGCCCTCCAGCGGTCGCCGCAGCAGCAGGTATCCGAAGCCGACCTCGGTCACGCTCCGGGCGCCGAAGTCGTCCAGCCAGGCGTCGACGAGGCGGGCGAATCCCGGCGTGCCGGGGAGGGTCCCGCCGTCGCGCACCCAGAGCTCGGCGTACGACAGCGGGTCGAGGCGCTCGCGCTCGACCACCCACGCGTCCAGCGGCACCGGCGACGATTCGATCCAGCGGCGGACGCGGTCGAGGCCCGCCACGCCGTCGCGGGTCTCCCAGTTGCCCAGCAGCTGCGCGACGCCCCCTGGCGCGAGATGCGCCCCGACGCCGGCGACGAACGCGGCCACGAGGTCGTCGCCCACCATGCCGCCGTCGCGGTACTCGTAGGCCGGCACGTCGTCGGCGCGCGGCGTGATCACGAACGGCGGATTCGACACGATGCGGTCGAACTGCTCGCCTGCCACCGGCGCGAACAGGCTCCCCTGCCGCACCTCGATGCCGCCCACGCCGTTGAGCAGCGCGTTGAACCGCGTGAAGGCGAGGGCTCGCGCCGAGACGTCGGTGGCGACGACGTGGTCGACGTGTGCGCGGGCCCGCAGCGCCTGGATGCCGCACCCCGAGCCGATGTCCAGCCCGCGCGCGGCGGGCGTCGACAGCTGCAGCCCGGCGAGGGTGAGCGAGGCGCCTCCGACCCCGAGCACGTGGTCCTCGGGAAGGGGGCCGCCCAGCGCCGCCTCGTCGAGGTCGCTCGCGATCCACCACTGCCCGGATCCGGTCTCGTCGGCGTACGACTGCGGCCGCACCAGCGCGCGCGGGCGGACCTCGCCGCGCTCGACGTCCGCCAGCCCCAGCCGGGTCAGCCCCGCCGCGCCGGTGCGGACCAGCGCTCGATCGACGGATGCCTCGGCCTGCGGCATCCCGAGCACCAGCAGTCGCCCGAGCACGGCCAGCGCATCCTCGCGGTCGCCGAGCGCCCGCGACGCCGGCGAGCGCAGGCCGCGCGCGATCGCGTCGTCGGCCGCCGGTCCCCACGCGTCGCGCAGCGCCTCGGCGGTGTACCCGGCGGCGCGGAGGTCGGCGGCGAGGGCGTGGCAGAGGGCGGGATCCGATGCGGGAAGCACCCGACCATTCAATCGCGCCCACGTGGCCGCCGCGCGGTGGCGGGGGGCGGCCTGGCCGCGTGCGGCCCGGCATCCGGGGGCCTCGGAGCCACGGACCGTAGAATCGCAGTCGATCGTGCGGTCAGGACATCGCACAGGAGCGAACCCCCGACAGGATGATCGTGACCCAACCGCGAGCACTGCGGCGCACCCCTCGCCGCGCACAGCGTCTCGTGACCGCCGTGCTCGCCGCGGCGGCCGTGCTCGCGCCTCTCGTGCTGCCGGCGCCGGCCACCGCAGCCGCCTCGGCGGTCTCGGCCGCACCGGCTCCCTCGCCGGAACCGACGCCCACCCCCACGTCAGGCGTGCCGGCCGGGACGACTGCGTTCACACTGTCCCCGCTCGGCAACGGCGTCGTCCCGGCGGGCGAGGCGCTCAGCGTCTCGATCTCGCGGCAGAACGGCACCGGCGCCGACCTCGCGCCGGTCGACGTCACGCTCTCGCTCGGTGCCGCCCCGCTCGCCGACCGCGCGGCGCTGACGGCGTGGCTGGCGGGCGAGGCATCCGACCCCTCCCTCCAGCCGATCGCCACCGAGACGATCGGAGCCGTCGCTGCGGGATCGTTCCAGGTGCGCGGACTGACGATCCCGGCCGACGATCCGTCGCTCGCCGGCC from the Microbacterium atlanticum genome contains:
- a CDS encoding DUF7059 domain-containing protein, with protein sequence MLPASDPALCHALAADLRAAGYTAEALRDAWGPAADDAIARGLRSPASRALGDREDALAVLGRLLVLGMPQAEASVDRALVRTGAAGLTRLGLADVERGEVRPRALVRPQSYADETGSGQWWIASDLDEAALGGPLPEDHVLGVGGASLTLAGLQLSTPAARGLDIGSGCGIQALRARAHVDHVVATDVSARALAFTRFNALLNGVGGIEVRQGSLFAPVAGEQFDRIVSNPPFVITPRADDVPAYEYRDGGMVGDDLVAAFVAGVGAHLAPGGVAQLLGNWETRDGVAGLDRVRRWIESSPVPLDAWVVERERLDPLSYAELWVRDGGTLPGTPGFARLVDAWLDDFGARSVTEVGFGYLLLRRPLEGAPTLARYETLHAALPGDGLGAHLATALEAHDRLGALDDRALAASVLLVAPDVTEARHHLPGAEDPTVIELRQGGGFGRALGVDPGLAALVGACDGDLPVGVLVDAIAELLGVQAGALRADLLPRVRELLFTGFLRFG